The nucleotide window CTTAGCATGCATCTTTGCAGCCAATCTTTCATAACgttctttctcttcttgtttctctcttctttcttttagAGCCtctattttcttcttacgttcttcctctttttcCTCCTTCAATGCCTTAATTCTATCCTTGAATTGCTTATCCTCAAGTctcttttgtttcttcaattccCAAGACGTAagtttcttgttcttgacGACTCTACTCTTAGCTCTAAATGGTTGCTTTTCCACTTTCCATGATCTCCCACTGACGGTAGCACCCCTAGTTTTTGCAATGTCAGTTTCCACTGGCTCAATAATATCAGACATATTCTCTTGGGTAGACTttcaaagagaagatttCAACGTATAAAGAATACATAATAATTTagtgaaatattttcaaagcTCATCgcattattttcatcttggaattttttCACGTACTGCGGGTAACGTACACATTTCATTAGTATTTTACCGTATTTCTTCGTAACTTTATGGTATATATGTAAGAGCGTCACAACACATGGTGCAGTTAGTAATCCACTGGCTCATACCTAATAACAGCGTGGAAGGGATATATGTTTACACGAATAACTCTAAGATATGGTACAGCAACGGTTGCGaaagataaattattatgtCTTCAAAGCTCGAAAAGGTTGATAGTTATACCAAGTCCCACGGGAAGAAGGCGAAAGAGAAAAGTTAAGAATGTGAGTCTTCGTGATTTGCAAGTGGATGAGGTCATGGGATTGGAAGATCCTGAAAAGTTGGAATATAAGATCAAACAAATTCAGGAATATACCAGACGATTAAGTGAGAAATTGAAGTTATCTTCTGATCATGAAAAAATGGACTTACCCAACACTGATGTTACAAAGAATGTCGATGAGATTTTTGACCAGATCTCATCTGCGAAAGGAATCCCCGTCATAACTAAAGAACATCAACTCCTGTCATCTGCTTCGACTAACAATACTACTGATTTATCGACATTAATTAGGGAAACctcaaatattcaaatggaGCAGTTATTACCAACGGAGATCAAAaaaagaatcaataatgatgatttagtaatgtcttcattatttagAAAAGATAAACAGGATTGGAACTTAATTATATCAGAGTTGTATTCAAGTAAAAAGAAACTGAAAGGTCTTAGTTTGAATCTTATtacttttcaattattaccaaagatccataatttatcattagaaTCCATTGAACAGTTAGATGAAATGTTAATAGAGTCATGTAGCGGAGATTTTGCTACCTATAATAAACGCATGTACGAATGTCTTTTCCAAAACTTATCAAGGCTGACGCCACTTCCATCTCAGACCAATGATCCTGTCATAACAAAAATGAAGGAACTCATGGATAGATTTGATGCGAATTTACTTCCAAAAGGCTTAAAGATGAAttcttattctttaaaCTATTGCATAACTTATGTTAAGAAAGCCAAAGATTTTAAATCCatgaattatttcttgACTAGGTTTAAAAATCAATATAATGTGACACCCAACAGGGTTAATTATACGAcaataattcaattctatagggatttgaatttaccaCAACAGGCATGGAACATTTTCTCCACCATGAAATTTTTATCGAAGGAACATTCCCCTGATATTATCACATATAATAAAATGCTACAAATCTGCATGCAAGAAAGGGATTATGCTAGGGCTATTGATTTATTCCACGAAGTTTCTGATATGAAGTTAATTCCATCCGTGGATACGTTAACTATTTTAATTAAGGTATTGGCGGTTTGTAGTGGTAATACTATGGAAAGTGATGGAAAACAAGAATCGTTAAGATTAATGGGTTGGAAATATTGCCACGAGTTAATTAAGCTTGGTGGATGGGAAGAAAATGAGAAGATTTTATCAGCTATGCTTACATTATCAGCATATGATGGGGATGTCTCATTGACCAGAGCCTTATATTTCAAGTGCATTATGAAAAGATTCTTCCAAGTCCGAAATGAAAGTAATGATAATTCAAGCATCGTAAGCATATGGAAGAAAGCCTTACAGGCAAGTTTATTGAACCGTCTATTTATAGGATACTCTAAATTCAAACCTGATAAACTGCCACTGTCATTTAGTTTTGATGAAGGAATGGAATTGAGGAGAAACATTTTGAATAGTGTTGATTATTCAGGAAGATCTACTGAAGGTATTATCGTCCCATTATTACCAATTATCAACTTAGGGAATTCGGAGGAGATTCTTGCAGAATCTAATGCCATGTGGCGTTTCAATTTAGAGTTTGGTGGTATAACAAATGGATTAAGTGATTCATACttggaaaatgatattgCTAAAGTCGATGTCGATAATATGGTCCATTCTAGTTTGAATGTATCTGAATTCAAAGCACGTTTCTTCCCATTAATAGCCCAATGGAGACAAGTCGTCAATCAAGATATACTTAATCCAATCTGTATGGGGTCCTATTTGACTATTCCTTTAAGATTACagaataaaaatgaatttttaGCAAGATTGAACTCTTTCACTTTCCAACAAAAGGATTTcgatgaaaaaattgaatcgTTTTATAACAGTAAATTACAAATTACTGAAACTGtcaaaaaagaagaaaaacaagaagaagaaaaaatagaTCCTAGTGCGAATACTGTTGAACTGAAAAATGACGATATCAACAAAAACCAAGACCTCTTAAAATACATCGGTTCATTGAGGTATAAGATGTTAGCTAATGGAACTATATATGAATACCAAATGAAATTGGCCACAATGACTAACGATTCTACTTTAGCTACTAAAACCTGGAAAGATAGGGGTCTGTTTAGAAAGACAGCTTATTTCaacaatttggaaaaaagGGAAAGAGTTAGTTTGGATACCGAATTTGCTAGGTTAATggttgaatattttgttggtCAAAATATGTATGTGGATGCGATGAGTATTATTTTGTCATCACAGAGACATATTAATTGGACATATCATATGGTAAAACAATTACATCATAAATTGATGGAAGTGGAAGATCAAGAAAATGCATCTAGATTATTGGAGATAGttaacaagaagaaatctaaGGTAGCTCTTCTTGATGAACAATTACAGGAGTTGGCACTCTAACTGAAAAAGATGAATCTgtatataataaaatattaacaTTCATAGACGTACTTGTAaataacaaataataagaaaatgaaaataattaGTGTTTTTTTGTACCTTCTTAATTTTCCGAGAAATCTGTCATGTTACTGCTAATATCGCttatattattgaatacAGAATCGGCACCAGATTCTTTATCTCTTTCAACAAGCAAATAATCcaattgaatattcttatcatttaattgttgttgtaaaTTATCCACTTCAATACGTAACTTATCCACTTCGTGTTTAAACGTTTTACCATAGTAATCAATATAGTAGGTAGCACCATTATGAGCGGCTGAAAGGAAGATAAACAATAGGAA belongs to Naumovozyma castellii chromosome 3, complete genome and includes:
- the CGR1 gene encoding Cgr1p (ancestral locus Anc_4.88), translated to MSDIIEPVETDIAKTRGATVSGRSWKVEKQPFRAKSRVVKNKKLTSWELKKQKRLEDKQFKDRIKALKEEKEEERKKKIEALKERREKQEEKERYERLAAKMHAKKVERMRKREKRNKALKER
- the CCM1 gene encoding Ccm1p (ancestral locus Anc_4.87); protein product: MFTRITLRYGTATVAKDKLLCLQSSKRLIVIPSPTGRRRKRKVKNVSLRDLQVDEVMGLEDPEKLEYKIKQIQEYTRRLSEKLKLSSDHEKMDLPNTDVTKNVDEIFDQISSAKGIPVITKEHQLLSSASTNNTTDLSTLIRETSNIQMEQLLPTEIKKRINNDDLVMSSLFRKDKQDWNLIISELYSSKKKLKGLSLNLITFQLLPKIHNLSLESIEQLDEMLIESCSGDFATYNKRMYECLFQNLSRLTPLPSQTNDPVITKMKELMDRFDANLLPKGLKMNSYSLNYCITYVKKAKDFKSMNYFLTRFKNQYNVTPNRVNYTTIIQFYRDLNLPQQAWNIFSTMKFLSKEHSPDIITYNKMLQICMQERDYARAIDLFHEVSDMKLIPSVDTLTILIKVLAVCSGNTMESDGKQESLRLMGWKYCHELIKLGGWEENEKILSAMLTLSAYDGDVSLTRALYFKCIMKRFFQVRNESNDNSSIVSIWKKALQASLLNRLFIGYSKFKPDKLPLSFSFDEGMELRRNILNSVDYSGRSTEGIIVPLLPIINLGNSEEILAESNAMWRFNLEFGGITNGLSDSYLENDIAKVDVDNMVHSSLNVSEFKARFFPLIAQWRQVVNQDILNPICMGSYLTIPLRLQNKNEFLARLNSFTFQQKDFDEKIESFYNSKLQITETVKKEEKQEEEKIDPSANTVELKNDDINKNQDLLKYIGSLRYKMLANGTIYEYQMKLATMTNDSTLATKTWKDRGLFRKTAYFNNLEKRERVSLDTEFARLMVEYFVGQNMYVDAMSIILSSQRHINWTYHMVKQLHHKLMEVEDQENASRLLEIVNKKKSKVALLDEQLQELAL